The following are from one region of the Actinoplanes sp. L3-i22 genome:
- the nadD gene encoding nicotinate-nucleotide adenylyltransferase, producing the protein MSGRRIGIMGGTFDPIHHGHLVAASEVQSRFQLDEVMFVPTGQPYEKGRVSPAEDRYLMTVIATASNPRFHVSRADLDRDGPTYTVDTLRDMRAVYGQSAELYFITGADALSRIMSWRDALTMLGLAHFIGVTRPGFELSAANLPADSVTLVEVPAMAISSSDCRRRVAGGLPVWYLVPDGVVQYINKRGLYRDSGIVGPA; encoded by the coding sequence ATGTCTGGCAGGCGCATCGGGATCATGGGTGGGACGTTCGACCCCATCCACCACGGCCACCTGGTCGCGGCGAGCGAGGTGCAGTCCCGCTTCCAGCTGGACGAGGTGATGTTCGTCCCGACCGGGCAGCCGTACGAGAAGGGCCGGGTCTCGCCGGCCGAGGACCGTTACCTGATGACGGTCATCGCCACCGCGTCCAACCCGCGCTTCCACGTCAGTCGCGCGGACCTGGACCGGGACGGGCCCACCTACACCGTCGACACGCTCCGGGACATGCGGGCCGTCTACGGCCAGTCCGCCGAGCTGTACTTCATCACCGGCGCCGACGCCCTGTCCCGGATCATGTCCTGGCGGGACGCCCTGACCATGCTCGGTCTGGCGCACTTCATCGGGGTGACCCGGCCGGGCTTCGAGCTCTCCGCGGCGAACCTGCCGGCCGACAGCGTGACGCTGGTCGAGGTCCCGGCGATGGCGATCTCCTCCAGCGACTGCCGGCGGCGGGTCGCCGGCGGTCTCCCGGTGTGGTACCTGGTGCCGGACGGTGTCGTGCAATACATCAACAAGCGGGGGCTGTATCGGGACTCGGGGATTGTCGGACCCGCGTGA
- the rsfS gene encoding ribosome silencing factor, with protein MTINERAYELAMAAAQAAADKKAQDISVIDVGDQIAITDAFVIASASNERQVVSIVDAIEEALVNLPEKAKPVRREGERQGRWVLLDYVDIVVHVQHAEEREFYALDKLWKDCPIVPFVDRDLADAGAAAADAS; from the coding sequence TTGACGATTAACGAGCGCGCCTACGAACTGGCGATGGCGGCCGCACAGGCCGCTGCCGACAAGAAGGCGCAGGACATCTCCGTCATCGACGTGGGCGACCAGATCGCGATCACCGACGCCTTCGTCATCGCCTCGGCCTCCAACGAGCGCCAGGTGGTCTCGATCGTCGACGCCATCGAGGAAGCTCTGGTCAACCTGCCGGAGAAGGCGAAGCCGGTGCGGCGCGAGGGCGAGCGGCAGGGCCGCTGGGTCCTGCTGGACTACGTCGACATCGTGGTCCACGTCCAGCACGCCGAGGAGCGCGAGTTCTACGCCCTCGACAAGCTGTGGAAGGACTGCCCGATCGTCCCGTTCGTCGACCGCGATCTGGCCGACGCGGGCGCGGCGGCCGCCGACGCTTCGTGA
- a CDS encoding histidine phosphatase family protein, with translation MTTRLIVWRHGNTDWNAGTRVQGQTDVPLNDLGRRQAAEAAALLAGLRPDAIVASDLSRAADTAAALAALTGLPVSHDERLRERSFGAWQGLTTAEVAARRPAEFARWRAGADVVGGDVETLDDLGKRVCDGLQDAARRAPGGLVVVATHGGAARQGIGHLLGWPGEPVRTLRGLRNCHWAELTDDDARGWQLESYNVGVAAERPIPPAV, from the coding sequence GTGACCACCCGCCTCATCGTCTGGCGGCACGGCAACACCGACTGGAACGCGGGAACGCGGGTCCAGGGGCAGACCGACGTGCCGCTGAACGACCTCGGCCGCCGGCAGGCCGCCGAGGCGGCGGCGTTGCTGGCCGGGCTGCGGCCGGACGCGATCGTCGCCAGTGACCTGAGCCGGGCCGCCGACACCGCGGCCGCGCTGGCCGCGCTCACCGGGCTGCCCGTCAGCCACGACGAGCGGCTGCGTGAGCGGTCCTTCGGCGCCTGGCAGGGCCTGACCACCGCCGAGGTGGCGGCCCGCCGGCCCGCCGAGTTCGCCCGCTGGCGAGCCGGTGCGGACGTCGTCGGTGGCGACGTGGAAACCCTCGACGACCTGGGCAAACGGGTGTGCGACGGGCTGCAGGACGCGGCTCGGCGGGCGCCCGGGGGCCTGGTCGTGGTGGCCACCCACGGCGGCGCCGCCCGGCAGGGCATCGGGCACCTGCTCGGCTGGCCCGGCGAGCCCGTGCGCACCCTGCGCGGCCTGCGGAACTGCCACTGGGCCGAGCTGACCGACGACGACGCCCGCGGGTGGCAGTTGGAGTCGTACAACGTGGGGGTCGCCGCCGAGCGGCCGATCCCGCCCGCAGTCTGA
- a CDS encoding DegV family protein yields the protein MTIAVVTDSTAYLPAELSGRYELTIVPLTVVINGWDGLEGLEISPAEVARALGGRRSSVSTSRPAPSQFVDVYRRLLDNGADGVVSVHLSAKLSGTFEAAQLAAAEIGPLVQVVDSGTAAMGLGFPALAAAAAADQGQDLASVRRVAADHAQRVSTLFYVDTLEFLRRGGRIGAASALLGTALSVKPILHVVDGAVVVRDKVRTAGRALSRLVDLAVEAAGPGEADIAVHHLGTPERATALVDAITMRLGDRLRDCYLTEVGAVVAAHTGPGLAGVIVHRRD from the coding sequence ATGACCATCGCGGTCGTCACCGATTCCACCGCCTATCTGCCCGCCGAGCTCAGCGGGCGGTATGAGCTGACCATCGTGCCGCTCACCGTCGTGATCAACGGCTGGGACGGTCTCGAGGGCCTGGAGATCTCCCCGGCCGAGGTGGCCCGGGCGCTCGGCGGCCGCCGCTCCTCGGTCAGCACCTCCCGGCCCGCCCCGTCCCAGTTCGTCGACGTCTACCGCCGCCTGCTCGACAACGGGGCGGACGGCGTCGTCTCGGTGCACCTGTCCGCCAAGCTGTCCGGCACCTTCGAGGCCGCCCAGCTGGCGGCCGCCGAGATCGGCCCGCTGGTCCAGGTGGTCGACAGCGGCACCGCGGCGATGGGCCTGGGCTTCCCGGCACTCGCCGCCGCGGCGGCGGCCGATCAAGGTCAAGATCTTGCTTCGGTACGGCGGGTGGCCGCCGACCACGCGCAACGCGTCAGCACCCTCTTCTACGTCGACACGCTGGAGTTCCTGCGCCGCGGCGGCCGGATCGGAGCGGCGTCCGCACTGCTCGGCACCGCCCTCTCGGTCAAGCCGATCCTGCACGTGGTGGACGGCGCCGTCGTGGTGCGCGACAAGGTGCGGACGGCCGGGCGGGCACTGAGCCGCCTCGTCGACCTCGCCGTGGAAGCGGCCGGGCCCGGCGAGGCCGACATCGCGGTGCACCACCTCGGGACCCCGGAGCGGGCCACCGCGCTGGTGGACGCGATCACCATGCGCCTCGGCGACCGGCTGCGGGACTGCTACCTCACCGAGGTGGGGGCGGTGGTGGCGGCACACACCGGGCCGGGGCTGGCCGGGGTGATCGTGCACCGGCGCGACTAG
- a CDS encoding putative protein N(5)-glutamine methyltransferase — protein sequence MTEEEAIIRLRAAGCVFAEDEAAVLTEAAAEAAAPEDHLAALVARRVAGEPLEQVVGYADFAGVRVRLRPGVFVPRVRSELLVQVAADEAGRHPDPLVVDLCCGSGALGLAVRHRVRVTLHAADLDPVAVACARDNLGGNVYQGDLFDALPPELEGRITVLLANVPYVATRHLPFLPAEARDHEPATALDGGEDGLAVFRSVLGRTKSWLAPGGLLLSEITDAQVEAAIAAVDGNGLTAAVITDDDLDARVITARR from the coding sequence GAGGCCGCGGCCGAAGCGGCCGCGCCGGAGGACCACCTCGCCGCGCTGGTCGCCCGCCGGGTGGCCGGCGAGCCCTTGGAACAGGTCGTCGGTTACGCGGACTTCGCCGGTGTCCGGGTCCGGCTCCGCCCGGGCGTCTTCGTCCCACGGGTCCGCAGCGAGCTCCTGGTCCAGGTGGCCGCGGACGAGGCCGGACGGCACCCGGATCCGCTGGTGGTGGACCTGTGCTGCGGCTCCGGCGCGCTGGGGCTGGCGGTCCGGCACCGGGTGCGGGTCACCCTGCACGCCGCCGACCTGGACCCGGTCGCGGTGGCCTGCGCGCGGGACAACCTCGGCGGGAACGTGTACCAGGGTGACCTCTTCGACGCCCTGCCGCCGGAGCTCGAGGGCCGGATCACGGTCCTGCTCGCGAATGTGCCCTACGTCGCCACCCGGCACCTCCCGTTCCTGCCCGCCGAGGCCCGCGACCACGAGCCGGCCACCGCGCTCGACGGCGGCGAGGACGGTCTGGCGGTGTTCCGATCGGTGCTCGGGAGAACAAAGTCTTGGCTGGCCCCCGGGGGGCTGCTGCTGTCCGAGATCACCGACGCCCAGGTCGAGGCCGCGATCGCCGCGGTCGATGGGAACGGATTGACGGCCGCCGTGATCACCGACGATGATCTCGACGCCCGAGTGATAACCGCGAGACGATAG